A window from Leuconostoc mesenteroides subsp. mesenteroides encodes these proteins:
- a CDS encoding GNAT family N-acetyltransferase, giving the protein MTFRELKQPDEQIFNDWINSWINEPEIVAVAKPISVSFAEYLTNLAQMKNNSMNNFVPVSNYFFIEDGLIKGGVSARWELNAHLLQFGGHIGYGVAPAWRQQGIAKKMLELTLHMYQQRKISPVLVTAEKWNTASRKTIEAHGGVLENIIKEPSTGKLFCRYWIDLNN; this is encoded by the coding sequence ATGACTTTTAGAGAATTAAAACAACCTGATGAACAAATTTTCAACGACTGGATTAACAGTTGGATAAATGAACCGGAAATTGTTGCTGTAGCCAAACCTATTTCTGTCAGTTTCGCTGAATATTTAACTAATCTAGCGCAAATGAAAAATAATAGTATGAATAACTTTGTTCCCGTCAGTAACTATTTCTTTATTGAGGATGGTTTGATAAAAGGTGGTGTATCAGCTCGATGGGAGTTAAATGCACACTTGCTTCAATTTGGCGGACACATAGGATACGGCGTTGCCCCTGCTTGGCGTCAACAAGGAATAGCTAAGAAAATGTTAGAATTAACCCTACACATGTATCAACAACGCAAAATTTCACCCGTCTTGGTTACCGCTGAAAAATGGAATACTGCTAGCCGCAAAACGATTGAAGCTCATGGTGGCGTCCTTGAAAATATCATCAAAGAGCCCAGCACAGGAAAGCTATTTTGTCGATACTGGATTGACTTGAATAATTAG